A genomic region of Micromonospora sp. NBRC 110009 contains the following coding sequences:
- a CDS encoding ThuA domain-containing protein — MSSQPPVARTLSSHPRSHRDTRRRLLRCLVAAVLPAASLSAGALAVGTPAWAAPTSAPAVLTPTAPTGTNNWYRGPVTLNLSATDAANGVQRLEYRLGNAAPFQTAASAAAPYPASLTGSVQITQEGATAVGYRAIGGDGSAEAVRTITIRIDTVAPVVSWPGIVDGHVGHTATLIPTRTDPAPGSGGVFVHRMWIDGNEVTPLPVATSTLATGGHTISVVASDAAGNAARFDQAFVVTTSFADLDALIAGFVTSGAISAAAGDSLRATSAEARSLADAGDSTGAVRALNQFVAAAQRATEPGSARDTLVGDARYLQRQVTNTLPAEPATGMTVTPTAGPKPIPAATPLAASTNFPGASFRVLYFSATKGFRHDHIPDTALLIERLGEQYGFDVDIWDPRLAPASLPSTPFTSAADLSKYKTIIFSSPVDGTNPNSAPDADALNASELAAFQGYIRAGGGYLGLHGASDAIHNVPWYRDLVGAWFTNHPGGQNGEGTCGSCINVRVNTEDPTNPAVAHLPKTWLTIDELYNFDHNPRAEVHTLLSLDESSYQRSLNSGNAATNPLRLMDGDHPIAWCQEYDGGREFSLILGHDRAQYYRDPFTRILLSGIHWTAGQTQANCSTFRQTRTLITNDADAGALDAKSAAAASALLDEAQAAYLGLDYNTATTSLNQIIAIAGNPAAGSEAARAELDRQARQLRDWMLALKQS, encoded by the coding sequence ATGTCCAGCCAACCTCCGGTCGCACGAACCCTCAGCTCACACCCCCGATCGCACCGAGACACCCGCCGGCGTCTGCTGCGCTGCCTGGTCGCCGCCGTCCTACCGGCGGCCTCGCTGTCCGCCGGCGCCCTCGCCGTGGGCACCCCGGCCTGGGCCGCGCCCACCAGCGCGCCGGCCGTCCTGACCCCGACCGCCCCCACCGGCACCAACAACTGGTACCGAGGCCCGGTCACCCTGAACCTGTCCGCCACCGATGCGGCCAACGGGGTCCAGCGCCTGGAGTACCGGCTCGGCAACGCGGCCCCGTTCCAGACCGCGGCGTCCGCGGCCGCCCCGTACCCCGCCAGTCTGACCGGCTCGGTGCAGATCACCCAGGAAGGCGCCACCGCCGTCGGGTACCGGGCCATCGGCGGCGACGGCTCGGCCGAGGCTGTCCGCACCATCACCATCCGGATCGACACCGTGGCGCCGGTGGTCAGCTGGCCGGGGATCGTCGACGGGCACGTCGGCCACACCGCCACGCTGATCCCGACCCGGACCGATCCCGCGCCCGGCTCCGGGGGAGTCTTCGTCCATCGCATGTGGATCGACGGAAACGAGGTCACCCCGCTGCCCGTCGCCACCTCCACCCTGGCCACCGGTGGGCACACGATCAGCGTGGTGGCCAGCGACGCGGCCGGCAACGCGGCCCGCTTCGACCAGGCGTTCGTGGTGACCACGTCGTTCGCCGATCTGGACGCGCTCATCGCCGGCTTCGTCACCAGCGGGGCGATCAGCGCCGCCGCCGGGGACAGCCTGCGCGCCACGTCGGCGGAGGCGAGGAGCCTGGCGGACGCGGGCGACAGCACCGGTGCGGTGCGCGCCCTCAACCAGTTCGTCGCCGCCGCGCAGCGCGCGACGGAACCCGGCTCGGCCCGCGACACGCTGGTCGGTGACGCCCGCTACCTGCAGCGGCAGGTCACCAACACGCTGCCGGCGGAGCCGGCCACCGGCATGACCGTCACGCCGACCGCCGGACCGAAGCCGATCCCCGCGGCCACGCCGCTCGCGGCGTCCACGAACTTCCCCGGCGCCAGCTTCCGGGTGCTGTACTTCTCGGCCACCAAGGGCTTCCGGCACGACCACATCCCGGACACCGCCCTGCTCATCGAGCGGCTGGGCGAGCAGTACGGCTTCGACGTCGACATCTGGGACCCGAGGCTCGCCCCGGCGTCGCTGCCGAGCACGCCGTTCACCTCGGCCGCCGACCTGTCGAAGTACAAGACCATCATCTTCTCCTCGCCGGTGGACGGGACGAATCCCAACAGCGCACCGGACGCGGACGCGCTCAACGCCAGCGAGCTGGCCGCCTTCCAGGGGTACATCCGGGCCGGTGGCGGGTACCTCGGGCTGCACGGGGCGTCGGACGCGATCCACAACGTGCCCTGGTACCGCGACCTGGTCGGTGCGTGGTTCACCAACCACCCCGGCGGCCAGAACGGCGAAGGGACCTGCGGTAGCTGCATCAACGTGCGGGTCAACACCGAGGACCCCACGAATCCCGCCGTCGCGCACCTGCCGAAGACCTGGCTCACCATCGACGAGCTGTACAACTTCGACCACAACCCGCGCGCCGAGGTGCACACGCTGTTGAGCCTCGACGAGTCGTCGTACCAGCGGAGCCTCAACAGCGGCAACGCCGCGACCAACCCGCTGCGGCTGATGGACGGGGATCACCCGATCGCGTGGTGCCAGGAGTACGACGGCGGACGCGAGTTCTCGCTCATCCTCGGTCACGATCGCGCGCAGTACTACCGCGACCCGTTCACCCGGATCCTGCTGAGCGGTATCCACTGGACGGCCGGGCAGACCCAGGCGAACTGCTCGACCTTCCGGCAGACCCGGACGCTGATCACCAACGACGCCGACGCCGGTGCCCTGGACGCGAAGTCGGCCGCGGCCGCCTCCGCGCTGCTCGACGAGGCCCAGGCCGCCTACCTCGGGCTGGACTACAACACCGCGACCACGTCGCTCAACCAGATCATCGCGATCGCCGGTAACCCCGCCGCCGGCAGCGAGGCGGCGCGTGCCGAACTCGACCGCCAGGCCCGCCAGCTGCGGGACTGGATGTTGGCGTTGAAGCAGTCCTGA
- a CDS encoding SigE family RNA polymerase sigma factor: protein MRSEREYVEYVQARMPWLRRLAYRLCGQWSVADDLVQECLVALYRYWRRATAADSLDAYVRAMLVHAYLAERERSWTRRVRPVADVIGPSTVPLAGAEHRIDLLAALTKLSRGQRAVLVPRYWEDLDVAQTAAALGCSTGTVKSQTVYAIAALRRLLPNYVPGGSDTP, encoded by the coding sequence TTGCGGAGTGAACGAGAGTACGTCGAGTACGTCCAGGCGCGCATGCCGTGGCTGCGGCGGCTGGCGTACCGGCTGTGCGGGCAGTGGTCGGTCGCCGACGACCTGGTGCAGGAGTGCCTCGTCGCGCTCTACCGGTACTGGCGCAGGGCGACGGCGGCGGACTCGCTCGACGCCTACGTCCGGGCGATGCTGGTCCACGCCTACCTGGCCGAGCGGGAGCGGTCCTGGACCCGCCGGGTCCGGCCCGTAGCCGACGTGATCGGGCCCTCGACGGTGCCGCTGGCCGGTGCCGAACACCGCATCGACCTGCTGGCCGCGCTCACGAAGCTGTCCCGGGGGCAGCGCGCGGTGCTGGTGCCGCGTTACTGGGAAGACCTCGACGTCGCGCAGACCGCGGCCGCGTTGGGCTGCTCGACCGGGACGGTCAAGAGCCAGACCGTGTACGCCATCGCGGCGCTGCGCCGCCTGCTGCCGAACTACGTGCCGGGAGGGTCGGACACGCCATGA
- a CDS encoding WD40 repeat domain-containing protein — protein sequence MRDLFATLPDDPPPLPPGYLDTVLTRGRRSIRRQRIGAAALWAAVVLVLAVLVVPGVPLPVRPAGPATQPSLPDRFAGYSMLTSTVTSASPGRAIALYGYGNGETVNMFQSLVVGADGDTYRRVDAMEERNRPSALLAPDGTRVLLGDERGATADLLLVDLTTGKRRSIPLGDRVGVRLLAWSPDGRHVAYSAAPLTRSAEFGTVNFVEPEVARTGTLRLLDLQTGRSTELPAIKPAWTAAFAPDSRRLAVQVGQTAHLVDADGREYGAVPIPRGRELAADVGWSSDGAFLATVPWLSDGPYNGTSGGDTGHGTFLWKAGDVVFVPFPGGGTAPAPVPDVVQLLGWRSAGSVVVAAINAAGHVSLVEVQLGSNSRRTLSRFDTGTTCELGTQGCQMFDLHLATGLLTDLTVRQARRPQRGPWPALVNAVAGVVVLGAAFLLWRRIRPSTQPRRPRMDRPRQ from the coding sequence ATGAGAGACCTGTTCGCCACCCTGCCGGACGATCCGCCGCCGCTGCCACCCGGCTACCTGGACACCGTGCTCACCCGGGGGCGCCGCTCGATCCGGCGCCAGCGGATCGGCGCGGCCGCGCTGTGGGCAGCCGTCGTGCTCGTCCTGGCCGTCCTGGTCGTCCCCGGCGTCCCGCTCCCCGTCCGGCCGGCCGGCCCGGCGACGCAGCCGAGCCTGCCGGACCGCTTCGCCGGGTACTCGATGCTCACCAGCACCGTCACGTCGGCTTCGCCCGGCCGCGCGATCGCCCTCTACGGCTACGGCAACGGCGAGACGGTCAACATGTTCCAGTCGCTGGTCGTCGGCGCGGACGGAGACACCTACCGGCGGGTCGACGCCATGGAGGAGCGGAACCGGCCGTCGGCGCTGCTCGCCCCGGACGGCACCCGCGTGCTGCTCGGCGACGAGCGCGGCGCGACCGCCGACCTGCTCCTGGTCGACCTCACGACCGGCAAGCGCCGATCCATCCCGCTCGGCGACCGGGTCGGCGTACGGCTGCTGGCCTGGTCGCCCGACGGCCGTCACGTCGCGTACAGCGCCGCGCCGCTGACCCGTTCGGCGGAGTTCGGCACCGTCAACTTCGTCGAGCCCGAGGTGGCCCGCACCGGCACGCTGCGGCTGCTCGACCTGCAGACCGGGCGCAGCACCGAGCTGCCGGCGATCAAGCCGGCGTGGACGGCGGCGTTCGCCCCGGACAGCCGGCGGCTGGCTGTGCAGGTCGGCCAGACGGCCCACCTCGTCGACGCCGACGGCCGCGAGTACGGCGCCGTCCCCATCCCGCGCGGACGGGAACTGGCCGCCGATGTCGGCTGGTCTTCGGACGGCGCGTTCCTCGCCACCGTGCCCTGGCTCTCGGACGGACCGTACAACGGCACCTCCGGCGGCGACACCGGCCACGGCACCTTCCTGTGGAAGGCCGGGGACGTCGTGTTCGTGCCCTTCCCGGGCGGCGGCACGGCACCGGCGCCGGTCCCGGACGTGGTGCAACTGCTCGGTTGGCGCTCGGCCGGCAGCGTGGTCGTCGCGGCCATCAACGCCGCAGGCCATGTGTCGCTGGTCGAGGTGCAACTCGGCAGCAACAGCCGCCGGACCTTGTCCCGCTTCGACACCGGTACCACCTGCGAGTTGGGCACCCAGGGCTGCCAGATGTTCGACCTGCACCTCGCCACCGGTCTGCTCACCGACCTGACGGTCCGGCAGGCCCGTCGCCCGCAGCGTGGCCCCTGGCCGGCGCTCGTGAACGCCGTCGCCGGCGTCGTCGTGCTCGGCGCCGCGTTCCTGCTGTGGCGCCGGATACGTCCGTCGACGCAGCCCCGACGACCCAGGATGGACCGACCGCGGCAGTAG
- a CDS encoding glycerate kinase, giving the protein MRVVVAPDSFKGSLGADDAARALARGWLARRPGDDVRLLPLADGGEGTVDAFAAALPDAERRTVTVPGPDGRPASAAWLLLPDGMAVLELAQSSGLPLMAAPDPLGAHTYGLGAVARAALDAGATGLVIGLGGSASTDGGTGALRALGLRLRDVRGRDLPLGGAALTDLAHLDTTDLLPAPPGGTQLLVDVTAPLTGPTGAAATYGPQKGAGPADVASLDAALRRFAELAGGDPGEAGAGAAGGTAYGLAALWGAAITPGATTIAALVGLVDALTAADVVLTGEGRFDETSLTGKVVGSLLESAASAGVRVGVAAGQIGGAVPGSVSAAVSLVELAGSVDAALTDPTRWLTEAGGVLAGRLSAG; this is encoded by the coding sequence ATGCGCGTCGTCGTCGCACCGGACTCGTTCAAGGGCAGCCTGGGCGCCGACGACGCCGCCCGGGCCCTGGCCCGCGGCTGGCTCGCCCGCCGGCCCGGTGACGACGTACGGCTGCTTCCCCTGGCCGACGGCGGCGAAGGCACCGTGGACGCCTTCGCCGCCGCCCTGCCGGACGCCGAGCGCCGCACGGTGACCGTGCCCGGACCCGACGGCCGGCCGGCGTCCGCCGCCTGGCTGCTGCTGCCCGACGGGATGGCCGTGCTGGAACTCGCCCAGTCCAGCGGGCTGCCGCTGATGGCCGCCCCGGACCCGCTCGGCGCGCACACGTACGGGCTCGGCGCCGTCGCCCGGGCCGCCCTCGACGCCGGGGCCACCGGCCTCGTCATCGGCCTCGGCGGCTCCGCGTCCACCGACGGCGGCACGGGCGCGCTCCGCGCGCTCGGGCTGCGACTGCGCGACGTCCGGGGCCGGGACCTGCCGCTCGGGGGCGCCGCGCTGACCGACCTGGCCCACCTCGACACCACCGACCTGCTCCCCGCACCGCCCGGCGGCACGCAGTTGCTGGTCGACGTGACCGCGCCGCTGACCGGCCCGACCGGCGCCGCCGCCACCTACGGCCCGCAGAAGGGCGCCGGACCGGCCGACGTGGCGTCGCTGGACGCGGCGTTGCGCCGGTTCGCGGAGTTGGCCGGCGGTGACCCCGGGGAGGCGGGTGCCGGCGCGGCGGGCGGCACGGCGTACGGTCTTGCGGCCCTGTGGGGTGCTGCCATCACGCCCGGGGCGACCACGATCGCCGCGCTGGTCGGGCTCGTGGACGCACTCACCGCCGCGGACGTGGTGCTCACCGGCGAGGGACGGTTCGACGAGACCTCGCTGACCGGCAAGGTGGTCGGCTCGCTGCTGGAGTCGGCCGCGTCCGCCGGCGTACGCGTGGGGGTGGCCGCCGGGCAGATCGGCGGGGCGGTTCCCGGGTCGGTGTCGGCGGCGGTGTCGCTGGTGGAGCTCGCCGGGTCGGTCGACGCGGCGCTGACCGACCCGACGCGGTGGCTGACCGAGGCCGGTGGCGTGCTGGCGGGCCGGCTGAGCGCCGGCTAG
- a CDS encoding sugar phosphate isomerase/epimerase family protein yields MNGVDPRLARLSLNQRTTRSWSVREAVDGCVRAGIPAIGLWREPVAEIGVPTAAKLVADAGLRVSSLCRGGFLTADGEAGRAALEDNRRAIDEAAGLGTDCLVMVVGGLPPGSRDLIGARQRVADALAELAPYAGERGVRLALEPLHPMYCADRAVLSTLGQAIDLAEPFPVEQVGVVVDTFHIWWDPDVWRQIERAGDRIASFQVCDFLTPLPADVLLGRGMMGDGHIDFPPFRRAVEQAGYTGDTEVEIFNAEVWATDPDEVLATMKDRYLRLVLAD; encoded by the coding sequence ATGAACGGCGTCGACCCGCGGCTGGCGCGGCTGTCGCTCAACCAGCGCACCACCAGGTCCTGGTCGGTCCGTGAGGCCGTCGACGGCTGCGTCCGGGCCGGCATCCCGGCGATCGGGCTGTGGCGCGAGCCCGTCGCCGAGATCGGGGTGCCCACCGCCGCGAAACTCGTCGCCGACGCGGGGCTGCGGGTGTCGTCGCTGTGCCGGGGCGGGTTCCTCACCGCCGACGGCGAGGCCGGCCGGGCCGCGCTGGAGGACAACCGGCGGGCCATCGACGAGGCCGCCGGCCTGGGTACGGACTGCCTGGTCATGGTGGTCGGCGGGCTGCCGCCCGGGTCGCGTGACCTCATCGGTGCCCGGCAGCGGGTGGCCGACGCGCTCGCCGAGCTGGCCCCGTACGCCGGCGAGCGCGGCGTCCGGCTGGCCCTGGAGCCGCTGCACCCGATGTACTGCGCCGACCGGGCCGTGCTGTCCACCCTGGGACAGGCGATCGACCTCGCCGAACCGTTCCCCGTCGAGCAGGTGGGCGTCGTCGTCGACACCTTCCACATCTGGTGGGACCCGGACGTGTGGCGGCAGATCGAGCGGGCCGGCGATCGGATCGCCAGCTTCCAGGTCTGCGACTTCCTCACCCCGCTCCCGGCCGACGTGCTGCTCGGGCGGGGCATGATGGGCGACGGCCACATCGACTTCCCGCCGTTCCGGCGGGCGGTCGAGCAGGCCGGCTACACCGGCGACACCGAGGTGGAGATCTTCAACGCCGAGGTGTGGGCGACCGATCCCGACGAGGTCCTCGCCACCATGAAGGACCGCTACCTCCGGCTCGTGCTGGCCGACTGA